Within the Methanomicrobium sp. W14 genome, the region GTATTCGTATAGATTCGAATCTGCATAATACCGGATATTTGTCCGGGACAGCAAAGAAAACTGAAATTGCATCAGAAATTCTTTGCAAAATGCTTGCATCTCATGCCGTAATTCCGCAGGGTGAGGCTGAAGCAGGGGAGCCTGAAGAGTGCCCTTTTGCGGAGCAGTTAATGGAAATTTTTGTTTTATCCCCTGAAAAGGTATTTTTTGTCTCATCTCCTTCAAAAGAGATTGTATATGTAAACCCTGCGATGGAAAAATGGCTTTCGTCATACGGTTTAAAGGCATTAAACAGCAGAATCTCCGATATTTTTTCACCTGGTGAATTGTATAAATTCTGTCTAAAAGATATAACGGTACCGGAGGACTGTTCTGCTGGAAAAAAGATCTCTGTTCTTTTAAAGACAGAAGGCATTCAAAAAGCAGAACTTACGGCTGTTGATATATCCGGCGGAAAATATTCACTTATTCTGGTTTATGCAAAGGAAATTTCGGGTACCAGGACAAATAAAAGGGCTCTGCGTGAATCAGAAGTCCAGTGCAGTTCGGCCATTAATGCGATTCGCGATGGAGTTGTTGTTGTTGACAGCGACATGAATATTACAATGTGCAACAAGGCCTTCTCGTCTGTTGTGTCGTCAGGAAGCCTTTCCGGGGAGGTTCTGGGTAAAAAACTCGGGGAAGTGGCCGGTTTTCTTACCGGAAAACTTGGTCTGGAATATAAATTTGTATTTACTTCCGGGGAATCTCTTGACAATACGGTGAAATACAGGCATGAAGGTGGTCTTACATACTACGAAGTTATAAAGAGCCCTGTTTTTGGCAATGACCATGTGGTTCAGGTTGTTACAATACTGCGGGACAGGACGCAGAATTATAATCTTGAAGAGCTAAAAAAAGAGGCTTTTTTCCAGATTGAAAAAAATATGGAGCAGTTTGCAATATTAAACGATCATATAAGAAATCCTCTCCAGGCAATTGTAGGCCTTGCAGACCTTTACGGCGGAGACATGGGCAGTAAAATTATCTCCCAGGCCCACGAGATAAATGATATTGTGACGAGGCTTGACACAGGCTGGATAGAATCCGAAAAGGTAAGGGATATGCTTTCAAAACATTATGGAATTACACTGAAACGCCGCCCGAATGTGGAAAGCCCCATCGGAATGCTCAAAACCAATGAGGTATACTGATATCTGTTTCAGTTTTGTTTACAGCCGGATTTAGGAATGATTCTTGATGGCATTGAAGTATCGGTCGTGAGAAAGCCTGTAAAATATGTACGTATTTCTGTTCTTTCAGACTGTTCTGTAAAGATTGTCGCACCAGAAGGTTTTGAAGCAGAAAAAGTCTTTTATGAAAAAAAGAACTGGATTTTAAAAAAAATAAAACAGAAAACCGAGATATTTAACCAGAATCAGGAAAATTCCGGTATGATGCTTTTTTTCGGGTCTTATTTCACGCTTTTTTCAGGTAATTCCTGTTGTTTTGATTATGAAAACATGACCGTGGAATATCCTTCTGTACGTGAATTCAAAAAGTATGTCAGGAAAAAACTGGCGGAAGACCTTGACAAAAAGACTGCCGATGTATCGGCACGCATGGAAGTTAAATATTCAGGATTTGGCATAAGGCGCCAGAAAAGCAGATGGGCAAGCTGTTCGTCTTCAGGCTCGCTTAATTTTAACCTTCGAATAGCAGCCCTCCCTGACTATTTAAGAGAATATATCGTAGTCCACGAGCTGGCGCACATAATTGAACATAACCACTCGAAAGCTTTCTGGAGGGTTGTCGAAATGTTCTGTCCTGAATACAGGAAGTACCGTAAGGAACTTTCAGGTTACTGGTTTTTAATAGAGAACAACAGAATCTGGAGAATTCTTCTGGAATGAAATTTTTTAAAAATTGTTTGTTGAAAAGTTATTTGCTGAATATAATTATTCTGAAATTTAAGAAATGCCTTTTGAGGCAGAGTTTTTTTCAGCCAGTAGTTATGTTATTTTTTTCGCCGGAGGGCTTGTTGTGGCAGCGTTTTTTTAGAATCTGATGCATAATGCTTCTTGAGCTTGAAAAACCATTGTCTTCCTTATACCCGGAAATTTTTACCACTTCAGCTTTGATTCCCCTTTCTTCAAGTTTTGCTTTAAGTTTTTCAATATCGAAGTACTGGTTGAAACCGATCGTGATTATGTCAGGTTTTATATCTTCTATCGGCTTTAACATGTCTTCTATATCGCCAAGACGTGCATTGTCGACGACTCCGAGTGAACTGACCATGAAAAGCCGCTGCTCCTCCGGGATAACGGGCTTTGGCTTGTGCTTTATATTATGGTCTCTTGCGATTATTACATAGAGTTCGTCGCCCAGTTTTTTTGATTCCGTAAGGTAGTATATGTGACCGGGGTGCAGGATATCAAAAGTCCCTGTTGCAACAATTCTTGTCATTTCATATTACCTCCAGGTCGTAGGGTTCGCCGTTTGCCCTGAAGCATTTCCATGTCATCTCTGTGTACGGCGCTCCTACGATTATGTGGTATCTTCCTACTTTCGGGAAGAATCTTAAGTCCGCATCAGACGGTCTTACAGCACCGCTTGGGTGCGAGTGGGCGCTCCCTGCAGTGTTTGTCCCAAGCGGCAGCATAAATGTGTCAAAACGGGCGCTTGACCTTCCGGAAATGGTTCCGGGAGCAAGTTCCAGTTCGTGGATAATGCCGTCTTTTTCCTTTAAAATTGCCAGAAACTCATTAGGGTGCTGACTTTTACCAAGTTCAAGAAGCGTCTTCAGAACTTCTGTTTTAATCCTGATGTCCGGCATAAATGTAATATACGTTTAAATTGCGTCACTGATAATTGTTTCATTAAACGGATTACTTAATTTGGCTTTTTGGATAGAATTAATAATTTTAAGGCCATTAGATCAAATCATGTACTCTAAAATTCTGGTAGCAATCGACGGCTCTGAATCTTCCGTAAAAGCCCTTAAAAAGGCTATAAATATAGCATCTTCGTGGAATGCAAATCTTTACGGGTTATATGCCATAAATGTGGGCATATACGGGACATCAATAGTTGACCCATCACTCGGAGTGTCAGACCCTTCCTCTGACAAAATATTTGACCTTCTTAAGACTGAAGGCAATGAAATCCTTAAAAATGCAAAAAAAATTGCCTCGGAGGCAAACTATCCTGTCGAGTTTATATCCCGGTTCGGTGACGCCAGAGACACTATTCTTGAGTATGCTTCTGATATTTCTGCGGATCTCATTATAGTCGGTTCTACAGGAAAGGGAAAAGCACAAAGGTTCCTTCTCGGGAGTGTGAGCTCTGCTGTTGTAGTGAACAGCAAAATCTCAGTCCTTGTAGTCAGGTAATTTTACCTGCGTTTTTTCCGGGGAAAATTAATTTTTTTAATTCTCTTCAGAAATTAAAGTCGGCGGCTTAAAAATGTCCGTCCTGGTCAAAACTGCGGTTAAATTTTATCGATAGTTCTGCCTTGTATAGTTCCTTTCCAAGGTATGCAGCATGGTCCAGAAGTGAAACCCTGTCTGACTCCATAAGTGCGTCGAATATGTCCTGCCATTTTTTTGCCTTGAAGGCAGTTCCTTTATGGACTGCAACGATGTATTCCCCCTCGGTTCCGATTTTGACGTTTCCGGCAGGGTCGTTTGTAGTATGGCGGGAAATATTGTCGACAAATATTTCTTTTTTATAATCAAGCGTAGGTGTAATTCTTCTGCGCTTTTCCTTTATGCAGAAAAGGGATATTCCAAGGTCTTTGGGGTATGGCCTGTCTGTCATCAAAGCCATCATTTCAACAGCCCGTCTCATTTCACGGACACTTCCTTTTGTTTTGTCAGAGTGTTCACTTGTAAATATAACCGATGCATTTAACTCTTTTGCCATGCCTGCAAGGAGTGCGTTGACACCCGGAGAGTCCGCGTCAATCAGTTCGGTCACGTTTCCTGCACCGAAAAAAAGCGGTGTTTTACAACTGCGGAAACCTTCAAGAGATTTTACAAGACCTGATCCGGCAGGCTGAAGCAGGGGATCGGCAATAATTTTTTCAATTCCGGCATCTTTTGCTTCATTTATATTTTCATCAAGGCTTTTTTCAAGAGGAACTATAACGACGGTTTTTTGAGCTTTTGCAATTTCTCCCGCGACAAGAGGAATGTTGTTCTCGTGGAGCGAGAGAAATATGTCTGCATAGGGTATTGCGGTTCTGATAAGGCCCGGGTCCTGGGTATCGCAGGCAAATATTCCTTTTACGTTTTTCAGCGACTCAAATGTCTCTGCCACATCCTCAGGAGATGCATCAAAACCGAACCCGAGGTCAACTATATCCGCTCCTGATTTAAAAAAATATTCAACTATCTCTTTAAGTTTTTTCTGTTTATGGGCGTCCATAATCTCTGCAAGAACCTTGATTCTTGATTTTTTTCCGATTTTAAGTCCTTTTACCTCAAAATCGTAATCTGCTTCTTTTTCAAGGGTTTCAAGTTTGTCGTAAGCATCCCTTTTTTTGCTCTCCGAGATGAGTTCGTCTGCCGGGACACTTTTTGAAAGTATGAGGCTGTCAAGTGCTCCCAGGACAATTCCCAGGTCGGCCGCATGGCGCGGCCCCATAAATACCGGTACTCCTGTTTCCCTTTCAACCCCCGAAAAATCGGCAGAGCACATCCCTGAAACAAGAACCATGTCGCATGGTTCTTCAAGAACAAGTCGCTTTAATGTTGCAGGTGTTAAGAATGCCGCGATTTTTCCGGATACCGTGATTCTTACGTCAAAGCCTTTTGAGGCCTCTTTAACGATTGGGTATGCAAGAGAGCCTGTTGGCAGGAGAATCTTCATTGTAGCTTGAATTAATATGCAATAGGTGAAAAATACTACTGATTTGATGCTGAAGTGTGATCTGCATGTCCACACCAATTTCTCCCGAGACGGTGAAAGCAGCGTAGAGGATGTGCTTAAAAGGGCGGAAAAGGCAGGCCTTGATGCGATAGCAATCGTTGATCACGATACTGTCGAAGGTGCGCAGTATGCAAAAACTCTCGGTGGGAGTGTTCTTGTAATTCCGGGAATAGAGGTCTCCACAAAGCAGGGTCATCTTCTTGTTATGGGCGTAGACAAACCGGTCCCCGCCGGCCTTGATTTTTATGAGACTGTCAGGATTGCAAGGGAGGCGGGTGGTCTTCTGATACTTCCGCACCCGTATCACCAGTGCAGGCACGGGGTTGCGAGAAAGGTAAAGAACGCAATAGAGGTGGTCGACGCTGTTGAGTCGTTCAACAGCAGATATATTGTCGGATCAGCCAACAAAAAGGCCGGAATAAAAGCCAGGTTTTTCGGGAAACCGTGCGTTGCCGGAAGTGATGCGCACAACTGCCGATTCGTGGGATATGGTGTAACGAAAATTGAAGCGGAAAAAAATGTTCCGTCAATTCTTGCGGCTATAAAGGCCGGAAAAACGGAGCCCGGTGGAAAAATGACCCCTCTTCGTTCATATACAAGGCAGTCACTTAAAAACACGAAAAGAAAAATTATACGCAGGGTTCACAGAAGATGAGGGGGTATTAATGAGGATTGCCTTTGAGGTCTCTTATATCGGGACTGATTTCTGCGGTTCACAGCAGCAGCCGGGAAAAAGAACTGTTCTCGGTGAAATTATCCGCTGCCTTTCTGAACTAAACCTTTTTTCCTCTGAAAAAAAAGACGCTCATATAGTGTTTTCCGGGAGGACGGACCGGGGCGTCCATGCAAGACGACAGATTCTTGCTTTCAATACCGACTTTCCTGAAAGGGCTGTTGCCGCTGCGAACAAAAAACTGCCGCCTGATATCAGGTTTAAGGGCTACTGCATGGTTTCCGAATCGTTCAGTCCGCGTTTTGATGCCAGAAGCCGTACATACAGGTATTATTTTCCCACAGATGTCCCCGGGATTTCATATGATGTTTCCCTTATGAAGGATGTGGCGGTACTTTTTAAAGGAGAGCATAATTTTATGTCTTTTTCAAAATCTTTCGGAAAAGACCCGAAAAGGGTTATTCTCTCGTCAAAAGTTTCTGTTGATGATGACTTTCTGGTATATGAAATCTGCGGGTACTCTTTTCTGTGGAATATGGTCCGCTGCATTTCGTACTGCCTTGATTCTGCGGGAAAGAAAGAGATGACTCTCGATACGGTAAAAAATGCACTTGACAACCCTTCCGGGAACAGGTTTCCTGCAGCACCACCGGAAGGTCTGATTCTATGGGATGTTGACTGCGGGATAGAATTTACGCCGGTAAATCTTCATGAAAAAAGTATTTTATTCTCAAAAGAGCTTGCAAGGAGCAGTTCACAGCTTAAAAAAATGTCTTTTGTCTGGTAAAATCCGTGTGGTGCCTTCAGACCGAAAAAACCAGTAATCAATACAGGAATACAAGAAAAACCATTTAAAAAAGGAAAATATATTTTTTTCTTAATTTATTTTTGCATTTTTATGCCGCTACCAGTTCTACCCCTGACGGTATCATAATTCTTATGAGCCAGGAGGGAATAGATGCCGATGTCTGGGCTGTTACCCTGAAGTCGTCCCTGTTTGTTACAACGCCCAGGTAAGTTGCAGTAATCTGGTAATCAGTGTCGTATACGGTTATCCCGAGAGTTTTTATTATTATGTGCTGTGCGGGGAAGGTCGCCGTCTCGCCTGTTGAAAGCGTTCTTCGGTCATTGTTTATTTTAAGAGTTACAGAACCGCCGCTGCTGATAGCACTGACAGGAATCCCCCCGAAGTCAAGGGAAGTGTCGTCAGGGACAAGGACATCATATGTTGTGGAATATGAAAGCGGGTATCCGTATGCACTTACGTTAGTGTTTCCCGTTATAAGTGATACATATCCTGCCGCAATTACTGCCAGAATTATAACTATTACGATAAGAATATTTCTTAATGTGTGGCTCTTTTTGCCGTTGGTCTTCTGCTCTTCCTTTTGTTTCTTCAGTATGTCCTTTTCGATCTCGGCTCTTTTCTTCTCATCTTCAAGGCGTTTTTTCTCCTCTTCACGGGCCCATTCATCACGTTCTTTCTGCTTTTTCGCCTCTTCTGCAAGCCTCTCCTTTTCAAGACGGTCCATTTCAACCTGTTTCTTCTTTTCCTCCAGAAGTCTTGCCTCTTCCGCACGTTTCTGGGCTTCTATCTCCTCGTATTTTTTTGCTTTTTCAGCATCTTCCTTCTCTTTCCTCTCGGTCTCTATTTTTTTTCTTTCTTCCTCCCTTATTTTTTCCAGTTCCTTTTCTGAAAGGCCTGTTTTTGGAGCCTCCGCCGTTGTTGTGTCAGGCTTTTTTTCAGCTTCATCCGGAAGTCTTACTGCGTCCGAAATCTTTTTGGAAAAGCCTTCCAGTGATTTTTTATCTGGCAGTTTTACCATATTAATTCACCTTTAATGATGACATATCCTTATAAATATTTAAGCTGTTCGGGTTATTTTCAGACTTTTATTAAAGATGGAAGTCACGAGTTATCTGTTATGGACGTATCTGAAACTATTGTATTGTGCGCATATTATTATGCATAAAAAAGTATTGTCCGGGAATACGCAGGTTTTAAATTCACATTTTTATCCGGCTGTATGGAATGATTTTTTAGGTGGGAAGTACCTGATAATATCCCTTAAAATCCAAAAATATTAAATTTTACTAAGTAATTTGTTCTGATTTACTGTTTTTGGAACTTTCAGG harbors:
- a CDS encoding M48 family metallopeptidase, translating into MILDGIEVSVVRKPVKYVRISVLSDCSVKIVAPEGFEAEKVFYEKKNWILKKIKQKTEIFNQNQENSGMMLFFGSYFTLFSGNSCCFDYENMTVEYPSVREFKKYVRKKLAEDLDKKTADVSARMEVKYSGFGIRRQKSRWASCSSSGSLNFNLRIAALPDYLREYIVVHELAHIIEHNHSKAFWRVVEMFCPEYRKYRKELSGYWFLIENNRIWRILLE
- a CDS encoding PAS domain-containing protein; this translates as MSGTAKKTEIASEILCKMLASHAVIPQGEAEAGEPEECPFAEQLMEIFVLSPEKVFFVSSPSKEIVYVNPAMEKWLSSYGLKALNSRISDIFSPGELYKFCLKDITVPEDCSAGKKISVLLKTEGIQKAELTAVDISGGKYSLILVYAKEISGTRTNKRALRESEVQCSSAINAIRDGVVVVDSDMNITMCNKAFSSVVSSGSLSGEVLGKKLGEVAGFLTGKLGLEYKFVFTSGESLDNTVKYRHEGGLTYYEVIKSPVFGNDHVVQVVTILRDRTQNYNLEELKKEAFFQIEKNMEQFAILNDHIRNPLQAIVGLADLYGGDMGSKIISQAHEINDIVTRLDTGWIESEKVRDMLSKHYGITLKRRPNVESPIGMLKTNEVY
- the truA gene encoding tRNA pseudouridine(38-40) synthase TruA, which codes for MRIAFEVSYIGTDFCGSQQQPGKRTVLGEIIRCLSELNLFSSEKKDAHIVFSGRTDRGVHARRQILAFNTDFPERAVAAANKKLPPDIRFKGYCMVSESFSPRFDARSRTYRYYFPTDVPGISYDVSLMKDVAVLFKGEHNFMSFSKSFGKDPKRVILSSKVSVDDDFLVYEICGYSFLWNMVRCISYCLDSAGKKEMTLDTVKNALDNPSGNRFPAAPPEGLILWDVDCGIEFTPVNLHEKSILFSKELARSSSQLKKMSFVW
- a CDS encoding universal stress protein; translated protein: MYSKILVAIDGSESSVKALKKAINIASSWNANLYGLYAINVGIYGTSIVDPSLGVSDPSSDKIFDLLKTEGNEILKNAKKIASEANYPVEFISRFGDARDTILEYASDISADLIIVGSTGKGKAQRFLLGSVSSAVVVNSKISVLVVR
- a CDS encoding Mov34/MPN/PAD-1 family protein; its protein translation is MPDIRIKTEVLKTLLELGKSQHPNEFLAILKEKDGIIHELELAPGTISGRSSARFDTFMLPLGTNTAGSAHSHPSGAVRPSDADLRFFPKVGRYHIIVGAPYTEMTWKCFRANGEPYDLEVI
- a CDS encoding dihydropteroate synthase-like protein, which encodes MKILLPTGSLAYPIVKEASKGFDVRITVSGKIAAFLTPATLKRLVLEEPCDMVLVSGMCSADFSGVERETGVPVFMGPRHAADLGIVLGALDSLILSKSVPADELISESKKRDAYDKLETLEKEADYDFEVKGLKIGKKSRIKVLAEIMDAHKQKKLKEIVEYFFKSGADIVDLGFGFDASPEDVAETFESLKNVKGIFACDTQDPGLIRTAIPYADIFLSLHENNIPLVAGEIAKAQKTVVIVPLEKSLDENINEAKDAGIEKIIADPLLQPAGSGLVKSLEGFRSCKTPLFFGAGNVTELIDADSPGVNALLAGMAKELNASVIFTSEHSDKTKGSVREMRRAVEMMALMTDRPYPKDLGISLFCIKEKRRRITPTLDYKKEIFVDNISRHTTNDPAGNVKIGTEGEYIVAVHKGTAFKAKKWQDIFDALMESDRVSLLDHAAYLGKELYKAELSIKFNRSFDQDGHF
- a CDS encoding PHP domain-containing protein; the protein is MLKCDLHVHTNFSRDGESSVEDVLKRAEKAGLDAIAIVDHDTVEGAQYAKTLGGSVLVIPGIEVSTKQGHLLVMGVDKPVPAGLDFYETVRIAREAGGLLILPHPYHQCRHGVARKVKNAIEVVDAVESFNSRYIVGSANKKAGIKARFFGKPCVAGSDAHNCRFVGYGVTKIEAEKNVPSILAAIKAGKTEPGGKMTPLRSYTRQSLKNTKRKIIRRVHRR
- a CDS encoding adenylyltransferase/cytidyltransferase family protein codes for the protein MTRIVATGTFDILHPGHIYYLTESKKLGDELYVIIARDHNIKHKPKPVIPEEQRLFMVSSLGVVDNARLGDIEDMLKPIEDIKPDIITIGFNQYFDIEKLKAKLEERGIKAEVVKISGYKEDNGFSSSRSIMHQILKKRCHNKPSGEKNNITTG